One genomic window of Cellulophaga sp. Hel_I_12 includes the following:
- the rimM gene encoding ribosome maturation factor RimM (Essential for efficient processing of 16S rRNA), whose product MLKKDCFYLGKIVSKYSFKGEVLIKLDTDEPEEYENLESVFISLGNNLVPFFIKKSSLHKSTLLRVRFEELINESDADRVMGSEIYLPLTLLPKLTGTKFYFHEIIGFTLLDSVHGDIGIVESVNDTTSQALFEVKKDGKELLIPINDQIITKVDRELKTIHVTTPEGLVDLYMNN is encoded by the coding sequence ATGCTAAAGAAAGATTGTTTCTACTTAGGTAAAATCGTTTCAAAATATAGCTTTAAGGGCGAAGTGTTGATTAAATTAGACACGGATGAACCCGAAGAATACGAAAATTTGGAATCAGTATTTATTTCTTTAGGAAATAATCTGGTTCCATTTTTTATTAAAAAATCTAGCCTTCATAAATCAACACTACTTCGTGTTCGCTTTGAAGAACTAATAAATGAATCGGATGCGGACCGCGTTATGGGTTCGGAGATTTATTTGCCTTTAACCTTATTGCCAAAACTTACAGGTACTAAATTTTACTTTCATGAAATTATAGGCTTTACCCTTTTAGATAGTGTACACGGCGACATAGGTATCGTTGAGAGTGTAAATGATACTACTTCACAAGCCTTATTTGAAGTTAAAAAAGACGGAAAAGAACTACTTATCCCGATAAACGATCAGATTATTACCAAGGTAGATCGAGAGCTCAAAACCATTCATGTGACTACTCCAGAAGGTTTAGTTGATTTGTATATGAACAATTAA
- a CDS encoding tRNA1(Val) (adenine(37)-N6)-methyltransferase: MKIGTDGVLLGAWAMLPKNTFSILDIGSGTGVIALMLAQRSAAENIEAIELDDDAFEQCTDNFENSPWADRLFCFHAGFDEFVDEYTAETLDESDLYSVVVSNPPFYSEAVSSGNTSRDAARQNASLPFDELLSGVSKLLAPEGIFSTVIPFKEEVGFIAFAESQMLFPIRITRVKGHKDSETKRSLIAFSFKKEALVTDELVVENERHVFTDEYIALTKDFYLKM; this comes from the coding sequence ATGAAAATTGGTACTGATGGCGTGCTCTTGGGCGCCTGGGCTATGCTACCTAAAAACACTTTTTCTATTTTAGATATCGGTTCAGGAACAGGAGTTATCGCTTTAATGTTAGCACAGCGAAGTGCTGCTGAGAATATTGAAGCCATTGAGTTAGATGATGATGCTTTTGAACAGTGTACGGATAATTTTGAAAACTCTCCTTGGGCCGATCGACTATTCTGTTTTCACGCTGGGTTTGATGAATTTGTAGATGAATATACCGCTGAAACTCTCGATGAGTCAGACCTGTATAGTGTGGTTGTCTCCAATCCGCCATTTTATTCAGAAGCGGTAAGCAGTGGTAATACCTCTAGAGATGCTGCCCGCCAAAACGCATCCTTACCATTTGATGAATTGCTTTCCGGTGTATCTAAATTGTTGGCTCCTGAAGGTATTTTTTCTACGGTGATTCCTTTCAAAGAAGAAGTTGGTTTTATAGCCTTTGCTGAAAGTCAAATGCTTTTTCCTATAAGAATTACAAGAGTAAAAGGTCATAAAGATTCGGAAACCAAAAGAAGTCTTATCGCTTTTAGTTTTAAAAAAGAAGCTTTAGTTACGGATGAATTAGTGGTAGAAAATGAACGCCATGTATTTACGGATGAGTATATTGCGCTAACTAAAGATTTTTATCTAAAAATGTAA